The following proteins are encoded in a genomic region of Streptomyces gobiensis:
- a CDS encoding CstA-like transporter-associated (seleno)protein, whose product MTLSIGRLWWYVREFTGETAYERYAERVRRERPGAVVVSRGEFERRRMDRRDGDPREGFRCC is encoded by the coding sequence GTGACGCTGAGTATCGGGCGACTGTGGTGGTACGTGCGTGAGTTCACCGGCGAGACCGCGTATGAGCGGTATGCGGAGCGGGTGCGGCGGGAGCGTCCCGGGGCGGTGGTGGTGAGCCGGGGGGAATTTGAGCGGCGCCGCATGGACCGCCGCGACGGGGATCCCCGGGAGGGGTTCCGCTGCTGCTGA
- a CDS encoding carbon starvation CstA family protein: MAEPAAPPAPDATPRRGSPAPKTVVLWTAVALVGALGWAMLALSRDEEVSAAWMVAAALGSYAIGYRFYSRFIAYRVLKADKTRATPAERLNDGVDFHPTDRRVLLGHHFAAISGAGPLVGPVLAAQMGYLPGTIWIIVGVIFAGAVQDMVVLFFSTRRNGKSLGRIAREEIGPIGGIAALVAVFAIMIILIAVLSLVVLNALAESPWGTFSTAMSIPIALFMGIYLRWIRPGRVAEVSLIGITLLLLAITAGSWIAESSWAGVFTLDKSTLVIWLVIYGFVASVLPVWMLLAPRDYLSTFMKIGTIGLLALGIVVTLPTLKMDAVTDFATRGDGPVFAGSLFPFVFITIACGALSGFHSLISSGTTPKMIQKETQVRMVGYGGMLMESSVAVMAMTAACILDPGLFFAMNAPPAVIGDTLQSASETITSWGYTLTPGQLAEAARQVEEGSILSRTGGAPTFALGVAHIFAGVIGGSGMIAFWYHFAIMFEVLFILTAIDSGTRVGRFMLQEMVGNTQPVVRAARQAAWMPPGLGNALGRAEPVLGKFRQVGWLPGVYFTSALVVLAWGYFLWVGVHDPLGGINQLFPIFGISNQLLAAVALTVCTVLLIKSGRLKWAWITAVPLAWDATVTLTASWQKVFSGDPRVGFFSQRAQAQEKIDSGQFSGQELADLQTIVTNTTVQGTLSAVFALLIVVVIADAVRVCVKAVRSPEGIELNEAPYEESKLIAPAGLFPTREEKAELEAAGLGPGGGVPEEREEIRP; the protein is encoded by the coding sequence ATGGCCGAGCCCGCAGCACCCCCCGCCCCGGACGCCACACCGAGACGCGGGAGTCCCGCTCCGAAGACCGTCGTCCTCTGGACGGCGGTCGCCCTGGTGGGCGCGCTCGGCTGGGCCATGCTCGCGCTCTCCCGGGACGAGGAGGTGTCGGCCGCCTGGATGGTGGCCGCCGCGCTGGGTTCGTACGCCATCGGCTACCGCTTCTACTCCCGCTTTATCGCCTACCGGGTGCTCAAGGCCGACAAAACCCGCGCCACCCCGGCCGAACGCCTCAACGACGGGGTCGACTTCCACCCAACCGACCGCCGGGTGCTCCTGGGGCACCACTTCGCCGCCATCTCGGGGGCCGGTCCGCTGGTCGGTCCGGTGCTGGCCGCCCAGATGGGCTATCTCCCCGGCACCATCTGGATCATCGTTGGGGTGATCTTCGCGGGTGCCGTACAGGACATGGTGGTCCTGTTCTTCTCCACCCGCCGCAATGGCAAGTCGCTCGGCCGGATAGCCCGCGAGGAGATCGGCCCGATCGGCGGTATCGCGGCGCTGGTCGCGGTCTTCGCCATCATGATCATCCTGATCGCGGTGCTGTCGCTGGTGGTGCTCAACGCCCTGGCCGAGTCGCCCTGGGGCACCTTCTCCACCGCGATGTCCATTCCGATCGCCCTGTTCATGGGGATCTACCTGCGCTGGATCCGGCCCGGCCGGGTCGCCGAGGTCTCACTGATCGGCATCACGCTGCTGCTGCTCGCCATCACCGCGGGCAGCTGGATCGCCGAATCCAGCTGGGCCGGCGTCTTCACGCTCGACAAGAGCACACTGGTCATCTGGCTGGTGATATATGGCTTTGTCGCCTCCGTGCTGCCGGTGTGGATGCTGCTCGCTCCCCGCGACTACCTCTCCACGTTTATGAAGATCGGGACGATTGGTCTGCTGGCCCTCGGCATCGTCGTCACCCTGCCCACGCTGAAGATGGATGCCGTCACCGACTTCGCCACCCGGGGCGACGGCCCCGTCTTCGCGGGCTCGCTCTTCCCCTTCGTCTTCATCACCATCGCGTGCGGCGCCCTCTCCGGCTTCCACTCCCTGATCTCCTCGGGCACCACCCCGAAGATGATCCAGAAGGAGACCCAGGTCCGGATGGTCGGCTACGGCGGCATGCTGATGGAGTCCTCGGTCGCCGTGATGGCGATGACCGCGGCCTGCATCCTCGACCCCGGGCTGTTCTTCGCGATGAACGCCCCGCCCGCCGTCATCGGTGACACCCTGCAGTCCGCCTCGGAAACCATCACCAGCTGGGGCTACACCCTCACACCCGGCCAACTGGCCGAGGCGGCCCGGCAGGTGGAAGAGGGCTCGATTCTCTCCCGTACGGGCGGTGCGCCCACCTTCGCACTGGGCGTGGCACATATCTTCGCGGGCGTCATCGGCGGCTCCGGGATGATCGCCTTCTGGTACCACTTCGCCATCATGTTTGAGGTGCTGTTCATCCTGACCGCGATCGACTCCGGCACCCGGGTCGGCCGCTTTATGCTCCAGGAGATGGTGGGCAACACCCAGCCCGTGGTCCGGGCGGCCCGGCAGGCGGCGTGGATGCCACCGGGCCTGGGCAACGCGCTCGGCAGGGCCGAGCCGGTGCTGGGGAAGTTCCGGCAGGTCGGCTGGCTCCCCGGCGTCTACTTCACCAGCGCGCTGGTGGTGCTGGCCTGGGGCTACTTCCTCTGGGTCGGTGTCCATGACCCGCTGGGCGGCATCAACCAGCTCTTCCCGATCTTCGGTATCTCCAACCAGCTGCTGGCCGCAGTTGCCCTGACGGTGTGTACGGTCCTTCTGATCAAGTCCGGACGGCTCAAGTGGGCCTGGATCACGGCGGTCCCGCTGGCCTGGGACGCCACGGTCACGCTGACCGCGAGCTGGCAGAAGGTGTTCTCCGGCGACCCGCGCGTCGGGTTCTTCAGCCAGCGGGCGCAGGCCCAGGAGAAGATCGACTCGGGCCAGTTCAGCGGCCAGGAGCTGGCGGATCTGCAGACGATCGTTACGAATACCACGGTCCAGGGGACGCTGTCGGCGGTGTTCGCGCTGCTGATCGTGGTGGTCATCGCTGACGCGGTGCGGGTGTGCGTCAAGGCGGTACGGAGCCCTGAGGGCATCGAGCTCAATGAGGCGCCGTATGAGGAGTCCAAGCTGATCGCCCCGGCCGGGCTCTTCCCGACCAGGGAGGAGAAGGCCGAGCTGGAGGCCGCGGGCCTGGGACCCGGCGGCGGTGTCCCGGAGGAGCGGGAGGAGATCCGGCCGTGA
- a CDS encoding GntR family transcriptional regulator, with amino-acid sequence MGTDGGAAPAATTAAGEAGNNNGNGGARTARVPKYYRLKRHLLEMTETMPPGTPVPPERTLAAEFDTSRTTVRQALQELVVEGRLERIQGKGTFVAKPKVSQALQLTSYTEDMRAQGLEPTSQLLDIGYITADDRLAGLLDIPTGARVLRIERLRLASGEPMAIETTHLSQKRFPALRRSLVKYTSLYTALYEVYGVRLAEAEETIETSLASPREAGLLGTDVGLPMLMLSRHSFDREGRPVEWVRSVYRGDRYKFVARLQRPEA; translated from the coding sequence ATGGGGACCGACGGGGGCGCAGCCCCGGCCGCCACGACGGCCGCGGGCGAGGCTGGGAACAACAACGGGAACGGCGGTGCGCGCACCGCTCGCGTACCGAAGTACTACCGCCTGAAGCGGCATTTGCTGGAGATGACCGAGACCATGCCGCCCGGCACCCCGGTGCCGCCGGAGCGCACCCTGGCCGCGGAGTTCGACACCTCCCGGACCACGGTCCGCCAGGCACTCCAGGAGCTGGTCGTCGAGGGGCGGCTGGAGCGTATCCAGGGCAAGGGCACCTTCGTCGCCAAACCCAAGGTCTCCCAGGCGCTGCAACTCACCTCCTATACCGAGGACATGCGGGCGCAGGGGCTGGAGCCCACCTCCCAGCTGCTCGATATCGGCTACATCACCGCCGATGACCGGCTGGCCGGGCTGCTCGACATCCCCACCGGGGCACGTGTGCTCCGTATTGAGCGGCTGCGGCTCGCCAGCGGCGAGCCGATGGCCATCGAGACCACCCATCTGTCCCAGAAGCGCTTTCCCGCACTGCGCCGCAGCCTGGTGAAGTACACCTCGCTCTATACGGCCCTGTACGAGGTCTACGGCGTCCGCCTCGCGGAGGCCGAGGAGACCATCGAGACCTCGCTGGCCAGCCCGCGTGAGGCAGGGCTGCTCGGCACGGATGTCGGGCTGCCGATGCTGATGCTGTCGCGGCACTCCTTCGACCGGGAGGGCCGGCCGGTCGAATGGGTGCGCTCGGTCTACCGGGGTGACCGCTACAAGTTTGTGGCGCGGCTGCAACGCCCCGAGGCATAG
- a CDS encoding sugar ABC transporter substrate-binding protein, which produces MKRKLIAAIGVTAMMAGVAACGADSGNASKDPKERDETLTVWLMNDAESTWPELVKDVNAQFKKKYPNVKVKVQYQQWGDKAKKLDTALGGTKFPDVVELGNTETMTYILNGALAEIDPKKYDNSDTWIEGLKDTCTFEGKQFCVPYYAGARVAILNTEMFDKATGSKELPQTEAGLKKALAKVQQKYGSDPAFSSLYLPGRYWYAAMSYVAAYGGQIAEYDEGKKEWKATLSSPEAQRGIKHFVDLVKTYNKADKTKDEQDHANVMANEKAALLYGNGWEAGRVVEGEEGNPKLDGKIATAGMPGPNGKPLPSFIGGSDLAVIGKSKVTDLGEEWIAMFTSEKSQEVLASKNILPNNTKQLEPLKSNPETAPIANAVPDAWFTPIAPGWTAVETKLILPNMLLDIIKGTPVEEATKKADQQIDDLINNEA; this is translated from the coding sequence GTGAAGCGCAAGCTCATAGCGGCGATCGGTGTCACAGCGATGATGGCCGGTGTCGCGGCCTGTGGAGCGGACAGCGGCAACGCGTCCAAGGATCCGAAGGAGCGGGACGAAACGCTCACCGTATGGCTGATGAACGACGCGGAGAGCACCTGGCCCGAGCTGGTCAAGGACGTCAACGCGCAGTTCAAGAAGAAGTACCCGAACGTCAAGGTCAAGGTGCAGTACCAGCAGTGGGGCGACAAGGCCAAGAAGCTGGACACCGCCCTCGGCGGTACCAAGTTCCCCGATGTGGTGGAGCTCGGCAACACCGAGACCATGACCTACATCCTCAACGGCGCCCTCGCCGAGATCGACCCCAAGAAGTACGACAACTCCGACACCTGGATCGAGGGCCTGAAGGACACCTGCACCTTTGAGGGCAAGCAGTTCTGTGTCCCCTACTACGCGGGCGCCCGGGTCGCGATCCTCAACACCGAGATGTTCGACAAGGCCACCGGCTCCAAGGAACTGCCGCAGACCGAGGCCGGGCTGAAGAAGGCGCTCGCCAAGGTCCAGCAGAAGTACGGCTCCGACCCGGCGTTCTCCTCGCTCTATCTGCCCGGCAGGTACTGGTACGCGGCGATGTCCTACGTCGCTGCCTACGGCGGCCAGATCGCCGAGTACGACGAGGGCAAGAAGGAGTGGAAGGCCACGCTCAGCAGCCCCGAGGCACAGCGGGGTATCAAGCACTTCGTCGACCTGGTCAAGACGTACAACAAGGCCGACAAGACCAAGGACGAGCAGGACCACGCCAATGTGATGGCGAATGAGAAGGCCGCTCTCCTCTACGGCAATGGCTGGGAGGCCGGCAGGGTCGTCGAGGGCGAAGAAGGCAACCCCAAGCTCGACGGCAAGATCGCGACGGCCGGTATGCCCGGCCCCAACGGCAAGCCCCTGCCGTCCTTCATCGGCGGCTCCGATCTCGCGGTGATCGGCAAGTCCAAGGTCACCGACCTGGGTGAAGAGTGGATCGCCATGTTCACCAGCGAGAAGTCCCAGGAGGTGCTCGCCTCCAAGAACATTCTGCCCAACAACACCAAGCAGCTTGAGCCGCTGAAGTCGAACCCGGAGACCGCTCCGATCGCCAACGCCGTGCCGGACGCCTGGTTCACGCCGATCGCTCCCGGCTGGACCGCCGTCGAGACCAAGCTGATCCTGCCCAACATGCTCCTCGACATCATCAAGGGCACTCCGGTGGAAGAGGCCACCAAGAAGGCCGACCAGCAGATCGACGATCTGATCAACAACGAGGCCTGA
- a CDS encoding carbohydrate ABC transporter permease, translated as MTAADTQAADPPVAGPRDPGGSGPRPPRDGVRPSKKTTGALLPYLLIGPAIIAIGAVFAWPLVKTVVMSFQDMGRRELWSGETPPWVGFAQFTHILGDSQFWAVTFRTVVFMVVCVTATMAFGLLIALLMQRLSTWVRLLLTGALVAAWSMPLLVATSIFRWFADSDYGVVNSLLSKVPGVDFQGHNWFLNPWQGFTIIAAVVIWGAIPFVVITLYAALTQVPKELEEAAQLDGAGPLGVFRNVVFPVIKPVFQMIATLSVIWDFNVFGQVFLMRGNKPEPEYELLGIYSFQKAFSSSSFSQGTAIALITVLLLSGVAVYYLRQLLKTGEVE; from the coding sequence GTGACTGCTGCCGACACACAAGCCGCCGATCCCCCGGTAGCCGGGCCACGGGATCCCGGCGGCAGCGGCCCGCGGCCGCCCCGGGACGGTGTCCGGCCCAGCAAGAAGACCACCGGCGCGCTGCTGCCCTATCTGCTGATCGGACCCGCGATCATCGCGATCGGCGCGGTCTTCGCGTGGCCACTGGTCAAAACCGTGGTCATGTCCTTCCAGGACATGGGCCGCAGGGAGCTGTGGAGCGGCGAGACCCCGCCCTGGGTCGGCTTCGCTCAGTTCACCCATATCCTGGGCGACTCCCAGTTCTGGGCCGTCACCTTCCGGACCGTGGTCTTCATGGTCGTATGTGTCACCGCGACCATGGCCTTCGGCCTGCTCATAGCCCTGCTGATGCAGCGGCTGTCCACCTGGGTACGGCTGCTGCTGACCGGAGCGCTGGTCGCCGCCTGGTCCATGCCGCTGCTGGTGGCGACCTCGATCTTCCGGTGGTTCGCCGACTCTGACTACGGCGTGGTGAACAGCCTGCTCAGCAAGGTTCCCGGGGTGGATTTCCAGGGGCACAACTGGTTCCTCAACCCCTGGCAGGGGTTCACCATTATCGCCGCCGTGGTGATCTGGGGGGCCATCCCCTTTGTGGTGATCACGCTCTATGCCGCGCTCACCCAGGTGCCCAAGGAGCTGGAGGAGGCCGCCCAGCTCGACGGCGCAGGGCCGCTGGGCGTCTTCCGCAATGTCGTCTTCCCGGTGATCAAGCCGGTCTTCCAGATGATCGCCACGCTCTCGGTCATCTGGGACTTCAACGTCTTCGGCCAGGTCTTCCTGATGCGCGGCAACAAGCCGGAGCCGGAGTACGAGCTGCTGGGCATCTACTCCTTCCAGAAGGCGTTCAGCAGCTCCTCGTTCAGCCAGGGCACCGCCATCGCGCTCATCACCGTGCTGCTGCTGTCCGGTGTGGCCGTGTACTACCTGCGTCAGCTGCTCAAGACGGGAGAAGTCGAGTGA
- a CDS encoding carbohydrate ABC transporter permease, which translates to MTTSTPATRETEARKKATAPERAVRPDRKPGRKPDCKPGRKRGREKNRLGYNILGLITFVVMAFPVYWLLVSAFRPNREIRSYDQPLWPNSITFDNFVRATETRFFWTAIQSSLIICVTSVLGAMLIGTIAAFAIGRFNFIGRKPFMMVLIMVQLLPPTAMLIPIYVQLNAMGALNEYWGVIVVYLVSVLPFTTWMIRGFVINVPKELEESAMVDGCTRMAAFWRVIFPLLAPGLAAASIFALITAWNEYLFAYILMQDNDKYTLNVWLMNFTTDRGTDYGGLMAGSVMIAVPVVIFFMIVQKKMAAGLTSGAVKG; encoded by the coding sequence GTGACGACCTCCACCCCCGCCACCCGCGAGACCGAAGCCCGCAAAAAGGCGACCGCCCCCGAACGGGCTGTCCGGCCGGATCGTAAACCGGGCCGCAAGCCGGACTGTAAGCCGGGCCGTAAACGGGGCCGCGAAAAGAACCGCCTCGGCTATAACATCCTGGGCCTGATCACCTTTGTGGTGATGGCCTTCCCGGTGTACTGGCTGCTCGTCAGCGCCTTCCGCCCGAACCGCGAGATCCGCAGCTACGACCAGCCGCTGTGGCCCAACTCCATTACCTTCGACAACTTCGTACGGGCCACCGAGACCCGGTTCTTCTGGACCGCGATTCAAAGCAGCCTGATTATCTGCGTCACCTCGGTGCTGGGTGCCATGCTGATCGGCACCATCGCGGCCTTTGCCATCGGCCGCTTCAACTTCATCGGCCGCAAGCCGTTCATGATGGTGCTGATCATGGTCCAGCTGCTGCCGCCGACCGCGATGCTCATCCCCATCTACGTCCAGCTCAACGCCATGGGCGCACTCAATGAGTACTGGGGTGTGATCGTCGTCTATCTGGTGTCGGTACTGCCCTTCACCACCTGGATGATCCGTGGCTTCGTCATCAACGTCCCCAAGGAGCTGGAAGAATCCGCGATGGTGGACGGCTGTACGCGGATGGCCGCCTTCTGGCGGGTGATTTTCCCGCTGCTCGCTCCCGGTCTCGCGGCGGCCTCCATTTTCGCGCTGATCACCGCGTGGAACGAGTATCTGTTCGCTTACATCCTGATGCAGGACAACGACAAATACACACTCAATGTGTGGCTGATGAACTTCACCACTGACCGCGGCACCGACTACGGAGGGCTGATGGCCGGGTCCGTGATGATCGCTGTTCCTGTCGTGATCTTCTTCATGATTGTCCAGAAGAAGATGGCGGCGGGCCTCACCTCCGGCGCAGTGAAGGGATAG
- a CDS encoding glycoside hydrolase family 3 protein, with the protein MTTLVRESDTLTRDALAVLQPGFTGTAAPTWLLRRLSEGLASVGLFGRNIESARQLAALTAQLRAVRPDVLVAIDEEGGDVTRLEARTGSSFPGNLALGAIDDPALTRDVARELGRRLADCGVNLNWAPSADVNSNPDNPVIGVRSFGADPRLVARHTAAYIEGMQSVGVAACTKHFPGHGDTNVDSHHDLPCIDADLSTLHARELIPFRAAVAAGTKVVMSAHILLPALDSVLPATLSPAALTGLLRAPVGEGGLGFAGLIVTDAVEMKAIADTHGIERGTVLALAAGADAICVGGGLADEDTVLRLRDALLRAVRAGELSEERLADAAARVRALARWTAAEARAGAPAGEGGAPAPDVGLTAARRALSITGLDGWVPLTEGPYVAAFTPVANIAVGAETPWGLAVELAQLLPGSETGAYGRQQAAEHGISAMIANVLGAAADRRIVAVVRDVHRHPWMADALDALLAARPDTVVVEMGVPQAPPSGALHIATHGAARVCGRAAAEVIAGQGADG; encoded by the coding sequence ATGACGACTCTCGTCCGCGAATCCGACACCCTCACCCGGGACGCCCTCGCCGTCCTCCAGCCCGGTTTCACCGGCACCGCGGCCCCCACCTGGCTGCTGCGGAGACTCAGTGAAGGGCTGGCCTCCGTCGGCCTGTTCGGCCGGAACATCGAGTCGGCGCGGCAGCTCGCCGCGCTCACCGCCCAGCTGCGCGCCGTACGCCCCGATGTGCTGGTGGCGATCGATGAGGAGGGCGGCGATGTCACCCGGCTGGAGGCGCGCACCGGCTCCTCCTTCCCCGGCAACCTCGCACTCGGCGCCATCGACGACCCGGCACTGACCCGGGATGTCGCCCGCGAACTCGGCCGCCGCCTTGCCGACTGCGGGGTCAACCTCAACTGGGCGCCCTCCGCGGACGTCAACTCCAACCCGGACAACCCCGTCATCGGCGTCCGCTCCTTCGGCGCTGACCCGCGGCTGGTCGCCCGGCACACCGCCGCGTATATCGAGGGCATGCAGTCCGTGGGGGTGGCCGCCTGCACCAAACACTTCCCCGGGCACGGCGACACCAATGTGGACTCCCACCACGATCTGCCGTGTATCGACGCCGACCTCAGTACCCTTCATGCCCGCGAACTGATCCCCTTCCGGGCCGCGGTGGCCGCCGGGACCAAGGTCGTGATGAGCGCCCATATCCTGCTGCCCGCGCTGGACTCGGTGCTGCCCGCGACGCTCAGCCCCGCCGCTCTGACCGGACTGCTGCGTGCGCCGGTGGGCGAGGGCGGCCTCGGCTTTGCGGGCCTGATCGTCACCGACGCGGTGGAGATGAAGGCCATCGCCGACACCCATGGCATTGAGCGCGGCACCGTGCTCGCGCTCGCCGCGGGCGCCGACGCCATCTGCGTGGGCGGCGGGCTGGCCGATGAGGACACCGTGCTGCGGCTGCGCGACGCGCTGCTGCGGGCCGTACGCGCGGGCGAGCTGTCTGAGGAACGGCTCGCCGACGCCGCAGCACGGGTACGCGCGCTCGCGCGCTGGACGGCGGCGGAAGCGAGGGCGGGGGCCCCGGCGGGGGAAGGGGGCGCGCCCGCCCCCGACGTCGGACTGACCGCCGCCCGCCGCGCCCTGAGCATCACCGGCCTGGACGGCTGGGTCCCGCTGACCGAGGGCCCGTATGTCGCCGCCTTCACACCGGTGGCGAACATCGCCGTCGGTGCCGAGACCCCCTGGGGACTCGCCGTCGAGCTGGCACAGCTGCTGCCCGGCAGCGAAACCGGTGCCTACGGCCGGCAGCAGGCGGCGGAGCACGGTATTTCTGCAATGATCGCAAATGTGCTCGGGGCCGCGGCGGACCGTAGGATCGTCGCAGTGGTCCGCGACGTCCACCGCCACCCCTGGATGGCCGACGCGTTGGATGCCCTGCTCGCTGCCCGGCCCGACACGGTTGTGGTGGAGATGGGTGTCCCCCAAGCGCCGCCCTCCGGTGCACTGCACATCGCGACCCATGGCGCCGCCCGCGTCTGCGGCCGGGCCGCCGCGGAGGTCATCGCCGGCCAGGGGGCCGACGGCTGA
- a CDS encoding SIS domain-containing protein, with product MSAADRPATGRIMSGEMAEQPAVLRRILDEGAPKIREVAEQIAARNPRFVLLTARGTSDNAALYAKYLLEVLLGKPCGLTSMSTTTAYEAKPDLTDCLVITVSQSGGSPDLVASTQAAREAGAITLAVTNNADSALAAVSEFHIDVLAGPEKALPATKTYTAELLALYLFVDGLRGGDGAENARALPELAEQILGRQAEVKELAGRYRFAERMVLTSRGYGYPTAKEAALKLMETSYIPALSYSGADLLHGPLAMVDNVSPVIAIVTDGKGGDALQPVLDRLKDRGADLVVIGPKPQVDGASAGFVLPTEGVGEELQPILEIIPLQMLAYEVTIARGQDPDAPRALAKVTETH from the coding sequence ATGTCCGCAGCTGATCGCCCGGCGACAGGTCGGATCATGTCCGGCGAGATGGCCGAGCAGCCCGCCGTACTGCGCCGCATCCTTGACGAGGGCGCACCGAAGATCCGTGAAGTCGCCGAGCAGATCGCGGCCAGAAACCCCCGCTTCGTACTGCTCACGGCGCGCGGCACATCCGACAACGCCGCGCTGTACGCGAAGTATCTGCTCGAGGTCCTGCTGGGCAAGCCCTGCGGGCTCACCTCCATGTCCACCACCACCGCGTACGAGGCCAAGCCCGACCTCACCGACTGTCTGGTGATCACGGTCAGCCAGTCCGGTGGCTCCCCGGACCTGGTCGCCTCCACCCAGGCCGCCCGGGAGGCCGGTGCGATCACTCTCGCGGTGACCAACAACGCCGACTCCGCCCTTGCCGCGGTCAGCGAGTTCCACATCGACGTTCTCGCCGGGCCGGAGAAGGCGCTTCCGGCGACAAAGACGTACACCGCCGAGCTGCTGGCGCTCTACCTCTTCGTTGACGGTCTGCGCGGGGGCGACGGCGCGGAGAACGCCAGGGCGCTGCCCGAGCTCGCCGAGCAGATCCTCGGCCGTCAGGCCGAGGTCAAGGAGCTCGCGGGCCGCTACCGCTTCGCCGAGCGCATGGTGCTCACCTCCCGTGGTTACGGCTATCCGACCGCCAAGGAGGCCGCGCTGAAGCTGATGGAGACCAGCTACATCCCGGCGCTCTCCTACTCCGGCGCGGACCTGCTGCACGGACCGCTGGCGATGGTCGACAATGTCTCGCCGGTCATCGCGATCGTCACCGACGGCAAGGGCGGTGATGCGTTGCAGCCTGTGCTCGACCGCCTCAAGGACCGTGGCGCGGATCTGGTCGTCATCGGCCCCAAGCCACAGGTGGACGGGGCCTCGGCGGGGTTTGTCCTGCCGACTGAGGGGGTCGGTGAGGAGCTTCAGCCGATCTTGGAGATCATCCCGCTGCAGATGCTGGCCTATGAGGTCACGATTGCCCGCGGGCAGGACCCGGACGCGCCTCGCGCGCTGGCGAAGGTCACCGAAACGCATTAG
- a CDS encoding PAS domain-containing sensor histidine kinase, producing the protein MNDLVRQHTALGESDLEWLHLLVSEWQLLSDLSFADLVLWVPTRDGTRYVSVAQMRPNTGPTSYQDDMVGHLVPRGRRPLLDSALDEGRIVREGDPEWREEVPVRVESIPVRREGRVLGVIARNTNLLTVRTPSRLELTYLQSASDLAQMIAAGAFPFPGEQVDMDASPRVGDGLIRLDAEGLVQYASPNALSAYHRLGLAADLVGMHLGQATAELAPSRGPVDESLVKLASGWAPREAEIEGNDCAVQLRAIPLKPKGTRIGSLVLLRDVTELRRRERELITKDATIREIHHRVKNNLQTVAALLRLQARRIGSEEGREALEEAVRRVGSIAIVHETLSQNLDERVEFDEIADRVLAMVAEISPGKVAGRRTGRFGILDAEIATPLSMVLTEVLQNALEHGFGPGDHGTVEVGAVRGGGAGREARLLVTVQDDGKGVPEGFDVRKAGNLGLQIVRTLVEGELGGTFDMVPAPERGTRVIFDIPVAPQKR; encoded by the coding sequence ATGAACGATCTCGTACGCCAGCACACCGCCCTCGGGGAGTCCGATCTCGAGTGGTTGCATCTGCTGGTCTCCGAGTGGCAGCTGCTCTCGGACCTCTCCTTCGCGGATCTGGTGCTGTGGGTGCCTACCCGTGACGGCACACGCTATGTCTCCGTAGCCCAGATGCGTCCCAACACCGGGCCGACCTCCTACCAGGACGACATGGTCGGCCATCTGGTGCCACGCGGTCGCCGCCCGCTGCTCGACTCGGCGCTCGACGAGGGCCGTATCGTCCGTGAGGGCGATCCGGAGTGGCGGGAGGAGGTCCCGGTCCGGGTCGAGTCGATCCCGGTCCGCCGTGAGGGGCGGGTGCTGGGGGTGATCGCCCGCAATACGAACCTGCTCACCGTGCGTACGCCGAGCCGACTGGAGCTCACCTACCTCCAAAGCGCCTCCGACCTGGCCCAGATGATCGCCGCCGGTGCGTTCCCCTTCCCTGGCGAGCAGGTCGATATGGACGCCTCACCGCGCGTAGGTGACGGCCTCATCCGGCTCGACGCCGAAGGCCTCGTCCAGTACGCGAGCCCCAACGCGCTCTCCGCCTATCACCGTCTCGGCCTGGCCGCCGATCTTGTCGGCATGCATCTCGGCCAGGCCACCGCCGAGCTGGCGCCCTCCCGTGGGCCGGTCGATGAATCACTGGTCAAGCTCGCCAGTGGCTGGGCACCGCGCGAGGCCGAGATCGAGGGCAACGACTGTGCCGTCCAGCTGCGTGCCATCCCGCTCAAGCCCAAGGGCACCCGGATCGGCTCGCTCGTCCTGCTGCGTGATGTCACCGAGCTGCGCCGTCGGGAGCGCGAGCTGATCACCAAGGACGCCACCATCCGGGAGATTCATCACCGGGTGAAGAACAACCTCCAGACCGTCGCCGCCCTGCTGCGGCTCCAGGCGCGGCGGATCGGTTCGGAGGAAGGGCGGGAGGCGCTGGAGGAGGCCGTCCGCCGGGTCGGTTCGATCGCCATCGTCCACGAGACACTGTCCCAGAACCTCGATGAGCGCGTTGAGTTCGATGAGATCGCCGACCGGGTGCTGGCGATGGTTGCGGAGATCTCCCCGGGCAAGGTGGCGGGACGGCGTACGGGCCGCTTCGGGATTCTGGACGCCGAGATCGCGACCCCGCTGTCGATGGTGCTGACCGAGGTGTTGCAGAACGCTCTGGAGCACGGCTTCGGGCCGGGCGACCACGGCACCGTTGAGGTCGGCGCGGTGCGCGGCGGGGGAGCGGGCCGGGAGGCGCGGTTGCTGGTCACCGTGCAGGATGACGGCAAGGGCGTGCCGGAGGGCTTCGATGTCCGGAAAGCGGGCAATCTGGGGCTGCAGATCGTACGGACCCTGGTGGAGGGTGAGCTCGGCGGGACCTTTGACATGGTGCCCGCTCCCGAGCGCGGTACCCGGGTCATCTTCGACATCCCGGTGGCGCCGCAGAAGCGCTGA